From the genome of Mastacembelus armatus chromosome 12, fMasArm1.2, whole genome shotgun sequence:
TAACCCAAAGGCCATAAGAAGAGACTGATATACTGTACTTTCAAAACTGTATAGTATACTCTGAAATGTTTAGGTGTTGTTGTGATTTAGATCACTGAATGAGGAAACACTGTGTTCCTGTATTCAGAAGTATAATCACAAGCTCAACCAGAAAGGTCTTCAGCACAGCCTGCAGGCATTCAATAGCAGGAAGCAGCTTAATAAGAAGTGTACTGGATAGATCAATGCATGAAATCAATAActactttatttaaatacagtaaacacTGTACTACAATCTAGACCACAATAAGATGGTAAATAACAGCTCGAGTTAATCCAAATAACCTTTATATGTAATGCTATGTTGCTGATGATAACATACACCCAGACTTACAGTATGTTGCTTGATTTTTCAAAACTTACTTAGTATTATAAGGGTCAGCGAAATGACAACACAGTATTGTTTTACTTCACTTCCgatttcagatttgtttttaatcaccATGTGTTTCAGTAACAAGAAGCTACGGACTCCCCCAAACTTTTTCATCATGAACCAGGCAGTCAGTGACTTCCTCATGGCAATCACGCAGTCACCCATCTTCTTTGTTAACTCGCTTTACAAGGGTTGGATTTTTGGTGAAAtaggtatttttttttgtattttaaatatttaactatATATTATCTGTGTTGTTTATGTCTAGATACATATATTAAGCATTGCTGCTTAATTGTGCAATGTTAGGATATGTCcagaatatatataaatacatatatattcacatatttataatgaaataaaatcacaagCAATTTGGAAAATGAATACatgtctcttttttcatttttagggTGTAAAATGTATGCATTCTGTGGAGCTTTATTTGGAATTACCTCCATGATAAACCTTCTGGCTATCTCTGTAGACCGCTATATTGTCATCACCAAACCTCTGCAGGCCGTGCAATGGACGTCTAAGAAACGTACTTGCATCATTATCACCGTAGTCTGGTTATATTCACTAGCCTGGAGCGTTGCACCACTTGTAGGGTGGAGTAAGTAAACATTTCATCATTGCCTTAAGTTTATCATGCTGCTATcctctttttttcatgtttcaacCAGATAcacttctttgtctgtctctttttttcctaAGGTTCATATATACCAGAGGGCCTGATGACCTCGTGCACCTGGGATTACGTTACATCTACTCCAGCCAATAAAAGTTATACTTTGATGTTATGCTGCTTTGTATTCTTCATCCCTCTGGGCATTATATCCTATTGTtatctgtgcatgtttttggCAGTCCGCCATACAAGCAGGTGAATAAATGGAACTGAATTAAATATATAGGCCTCAGACTGAAAATAATTCGATAGGAACATCTTCACATCAACAATCTACTGTGTTTCTAAAGAAGCTTGAATTTTCTGCAATACAATTTGTaaaatttaaagcaaaaatatataaGGTCAagatcaattttatttttcatttcttcttttctagtTTCTCATTGTGTATCTACATATATTGCATAAGGTGTTTCTTGCTTGCCTTCTGTTTACTACCTGTAGCTGCAACACACTCGTAACCTCTCCATGATACATGTTTACAAGTCTGCAAATGCTATTTTGATTTCGTTGGTCTTCATCAATTTAACCTCTGAACAGGATTAAATATTGATCACAAAACTCCTTTATTCCTGCTGTCTGTCCAAACAGAGACTTGGAAAAGTTGGGGACTCAGGTGAGGAAGTCAACCCTGCTCCAGCAACAATCCATCAAGACTGAATGGAAGCTGGCCAAGATTGCCTTTGTGGTCATCATTGTATTTGTGCTGTCCTGGTCACCCTATGCATTTGTCACCCTGATCGCCTGGGCTGGGTAAATAtgattcaatttaaaaataatctgtctGGATTAGCTGTGAACACATATCCTGGTAGACTTTTGcataaaagataaaacacacagtataCTTTCTtgcattgtgtaaaataatttaaGCCATCAGCCATACCTTGGAATATTGTGAAAAGATGACATGCTCTTCAACAAGGTCAAACTACAGTACCAGTATCATCATACTCTACTCTTTAAAAGTGCTTTACACTTTTCAGATACGTGAACATCCTCAATCCCTATTCCAAAGCAGTTCCTGCAGTAATAGCTAAGGCATCGGCCATCTACAACCCTTTTATTTACGCCATCACTCACTCCAAATACAGGTGAGTTCAGTCACTCAACTAATTGCTAACCTAAGCATGAAAAAGACAGAAGGCTTTTAGTGAGAAATCATTATTTCAACAGGGACACCTTAGCAGAAAAGATTCCCTGTCTGCACCTCCTAGCTCAGGCCCCCAGGAGGCACTGCGTGACAGTGTCGCACAGTGAGTCTTCCTTCACCGACTCGGTGCTGAGCAAACAGTCATCAGTCTCCAGAACGAAGATTCACAGGATTCCTTCCGTGTCTACAACAAACACAGTGAGTTTGGCTTCTGCACTGCACAGTTTGAGACAAGAGGCCTGCAGCACAATCAGCTGTGTGCTTgcacaaaaatcaaatatacaATATGTCCATTTAAATTGTGTTCTTTTTTATACTAAATTACAGACATTTTTGCTATAGTGACAAAATAGTAATTTGTATCAACTAGCCAACTTTGCCATATTGTAATTAACTAGTAGCACAAGTAAATGGCAAATAGAAGTTACAATAGACTCAAGTAAATGTGCATATCCCTTCCAGCAGGGTTGGAGTGATGTGGAGCTGGACCTTTCTGACCAGAGTCATGGTTTGAGGTCCAGCTGTTCCCTTGGAGCTCTGATGGACAAAGAGTATAAGTCACTGACTAATCAGACCAAGGATATAAAAAGCCAAAGTCAAGAGCAGGTAAGGTACGTGCTCATCATCCTCGCTGATTTTACATACCTTCAAGTCAGAGGCTTATAAGGTATGTCATATTAGCACAGTTATGTAGTCACATAAAGCTTTATTACGTTGATTActtttgtatttaatttcaaTTCTCCTCTAGATTCCAGTCCCAGAGAAAAGCTCACTGTACAGATGTGACCACTCCAGTCAGCTAAGTCTCAACATCATGATGCTTGAGGGGAAGAAAAGTTGAGCCTTGAAAGCTGCAATAAAGAGAAGACtcaggaagatgaagaagaagggagagagaaaggacatGTACAGAGGGAGACACAACAAATacagaaggaggaagagaaagagttGCAGAGCCTCATCCAGGCAGACTCTCTGGATGTTAACGCATGTGTGCAGTCCAAAGCTGTCTGAAGACCCAGCTCAAAGAAAGGATTTATGGACCAAAGCTATTGTGAGGATGAACAAAGCACACAGACCTGTTGCTTGATTTACGGCCTCTCATCTGTTATGAACCATCAATTTATAACCATAGACTGTATTGACATGGCACACATGTCCAGTagctgaaagaaagagagcagagTGCACACATCTAGCAGCATCTAGCTTAAATGGCTCTGAACAGTTTATGGTAATCAGTGTAATAGAACAGGGGGTAACATTCAGCATGtggttttatttaacaaaatatcaCAGTGCAAAATAAAAGGATGCTGATCTGAGAGCTGAAAGTCTGTAAGAATGCTCTGTTTAATCTGTATACTCTTTTACTCTGCATACATTAAAACTGTCCACACTTGCACCCTGCTGTTACCAAATGTCTTAACTTGAAATCTTTACATTACGTCTGACAGTCggacagttttcttttttttttctaaaaacaacatattgaaGCCAGGAATGTGGTAATTACTGGAAAATcagcacttttaaaaaatgtaatttaaactTTTGACTGTGTATGGTCATATTTTTCAGtcactgtatttttaatcaTCATTGCTTTGAGTTTGCTGCAGGAAAACCTCAGCCTCGGGATGCTCCCTATGCCTATGCTAACAAGAAACAAGACAGAGGTGCATGACAAATGTTTAAGCATGAACCTGACGACCTCCGGAGGAGAACAGGAAAACTAGCAGCCTTTCCTGTGGTGCCTTCAAATCCACTGCATTTGCATTAACTGCGATGCATGTAGTTTATTTGCTGACCACTAGAGAGCACATCAAATCTATGCCACTAAAGTCTGCATAAGCACTGAGACCTGCTTTGCAATAACACATGGTGAAGAATAATTTATGTGGTGGTTCTGCTATTAATGTGTGATATTCTGTATTTACACAGATAACTTTAAGCTATTTGAGGTCAGTGTCCAAGTCCAACTCATTTTAAATGAGTAATTGgtatattttgtatttcacatactgtatttgttctgttttatttataaatcagTACACTGATGTCTACTGGCCATATAATGTGTGTTCTTTATGAAGGAGGGATTTAGTGGAAAGAATGACATTGAACTTGTTGCAAGTCTTTCATCAGTGAAAAGACACACTATTAGAATGAACTTTATAGATAAACTCATAGTATGAGCTATGAGTAGCTTCAAACATGATTGTGGTGCATTCAGGTGCTGCAGACGTGACACTGACAACAAGGCTACCAAGAATAAAGATATAGCTTTTACTGATCAATACTGattgtaatgttaaaaaaatctattatttatttctattatagaaacatgttatatatatatatatataatatatatatatatatataatatatatatatatatattatatatatatatatctatatatatataaagatcCTAAGTTAAATGATTGCCACCTTTGCAACCAAAAAGTATTTACTGTTATGTTACAATTCAATATTTGTTCAGTGTATAAAAACAAGTAGCTTGGCCGTAGTGACTCAAATGCAATGTTGAACTAACGTTGGTTAACCAAGGCCGCGGAAGCACGGTGGCATTTCTACCAGCGATGGTTATGCACAAGGTGGGGCATGTTAATTACAGACTATAACGTTTAGTCGTTTTGGTGGAAGTGCGCGCTAAAGCTGCAGGTACATAATAAATTGTAGGCCACTGTttgctctgctgcagctgttctcCTGCAGGGCCATgcctgctgcacacacacacacacacacacacacacacacacacacacacacacacacacacacaatgctgtgAACCCTCCTACCGGCAGCCGGTTGGCTTATATGCGGAAGTTTCAGTTCCCGTTCAGCCCAGTTCACATCGACTGTGAGAACCGACGGACTAAAGTCACGCTCCTCTCTCTGAGTCTAGATCCACAAGGCAAGGTGAGTGCTGTACCTTACACCTGACAGAGGCTTTAACCACCCGGGAGAAAAAGTTACTGCTCCCGTCATATCGAAGTCTTCCAACTTTGCTGTACTACTTTCCATTAATAAACCATTTGGTTTAACTGCGCCTGGCATATAGTTACGCATCTATATTACAGACTCACAGACTCGGCTTTTTAAGCAGTAACTAGTctatcaggaaaaaaaaaaaatcactaataATGTCAAACGTGTTTTTGTGTCACACCCACTTAGGCAACTAGGTTTCCGTGAAAAAGATCAGCAGAGCTCCACCACACAGTCTCTTCTGAGTACACACTTTACTGCTTTGTCCCATGAAGCTAAACATTGTGCTCTTACCTCCATTATATTTAAAGGTCTAGACTAGTGCTAGGACACACTTTAAGGGTAAGGCTATGAAATGCTTTGTATTTGTATTGGTATGTGAAAGAGAACAGAGATTACTCTTTGCCTTGGACCAGTCAGCCTGTAATCAGCCTGTAATCacactgtgtttaaaaaagTGGCCTATAGGGTTAATTAGGAACAATTTGTCAGGCTGACACTGTGTAAGCTGCAGATATTTAAGGATCCTTTTTTAATTTGTAGGTTTGAAGGTGGTGTGGTCTAAAAACTGGGAAatgttaattcatttatttggaTGAAATCTAACAGTAGTCCCTAGAACTAACatattcactttgttttcataGACAGCACAGTGCATTGCAAAACTGTGCCCCGCTTTGTGAGTCAACATGTAAAACAATGATGTCACTGGGAAAACATTGTCACCTGAAGCATGACGTCTGGCACTGTGAAGTGACAAATCCCATACAACCTCTGAGATACTGTGTCTTCCTTATACTCAGGGGATTTTTGACAAAGCCATAGTTTGACACAGGTCACAGTGTGAATGTCACTTAGGTTCAACTCTGCTGACCATTGTTTGATTCTCTCTTAAGAAAGCTTATTTTTAAAGAGTGATTTTTATTAACTTAGACCAGGATGTTGGCCCAAACGTGAACCCAAGCACCCcccaccccaaaaaaaaaaaaaaaaaaaaaactttctagTTGACAGgtgttatttactgtaaattcacTCCCTGAGAAGGTAGATAGTAAGTTGATCAGCAAGAGCCATTTGTGCTGTGATGAAAGATCAGTGTTTCAATCTTGTTTTTCATGTGAAAGTGTGGAAATCTTAAGCACAGAAAAGTGGGAGATTCAGCTACATTTGAAGTGATATGCTCTAAATAGCTTGGATACGGTTTGATGTGggtgatttattgttttttgtgcaGAGCTCaactgttttcctttgtttgggAACACTAAAAGGTGTGTCTGTTCATGTCTATGCATGATATCATTAGTGATTACAAAACAAGCAGAGACATGAGATGAGCCTACTGTTCTCTCCTTATTAGGAAATGAAATGCCTGATATGTTGCTCTAGCATGACTTGAGTCTGATACAAATTTCAACATTCGCCTTTTTACCAACATGTAAATTATAACTGACATAGTGGTTACTGAGTAATTCAATGCTGTTTATTCCCTGGGGGTCACATTTAAACAATAGGATGAAATGTCCTAGAGCCATGACATTTCTCAGTTCATGGGTGTAGACTCTAATGAAGTGAATGAGCAAAGATTGCAACAGTGAGGAGGTTACGACtgagtttgcttttttttttttttgtagttggGACAAGTTAGAGCCAGTCTTTGAGGTACTGCTGGTGAGATTCGCTCCATTGGGCTGCTCCTGTAAAGACTGAAAAGTTTGACTAAAACGTTTCTTCTAATCTGTGGTGTAACAGTTGCACAGAGATGTTTTTCAGATAATGCTGTAATTTGGTGGggtttatttgaatgttttgaaTTACTTGGTGACAATCTATGCACATCCTGTTGGCTGAGGCCTTGTAATTTTCcctaaaaataaacatcttgGCTCATCTCAGCTCTTGGTTACCTTGAAGAGGGCAACAGCTGTCTCCAATTGGTCGCTGTCTTATTATAGACTTGAAtattctgcatgtgtgcatgtgtgtatttctgtttgggtattattattattattagtcgGACTGTGAAAGTTGGCCAATGTCCTTCCAGGTGTCCACATCCTCTCACACACGCTTTTGTTTCTCGTCCACACCTCCCTACAACCTTTTGTGGCTCCTGTACCGTCTTCTTTTAAAGAGCCTATCTTCCTCGAGGTGCGACGATGAGACAGTTTGTAGGCCAACTCTCGCAGTTTATGTGTCTTGTACAGCTGACCAAGTGCAAAACCAGGTGGTGCTGTGTTCCAGGAGCGTGACTTACAACCTCAAAATGACATGCCTCTGCAATGACAAGAGATTATTATTCATGAAGTGCTCAGGAGAAAagtatgttttctctttctctgcactGCCCAGCACACAAATATGTGAttatttcttcatcttttctcaggcttttttttttttcttcaagggATCAACACATTCAGTTGTTTAGGTTTAGAAGTCACGTTCACACATGGTATTCCAGCCACAGGACTGTGTATTTGGCAAAAGTGAAATTTTCTTCaccaaaagcaaaaatgaaagagcAGATTTGCAAACGTCTGTCATCAACATTACATCGGTATCATTTTAAGACTTTGAGTTTCATCACTCAAAGGCACTACacccctttatttttttttgtacatctTTTCCAGTTTGTTCAGCAGAAACACCAGGCATTTAATTCAACCCATCAGAACTTATACATCTGAGTTTTCTCTGGTTCACAGTAgctttttaaagtaaattaacAATGCATTTATCTGTTTAAAGTCAGGCTGCTTCTGCATTTCCCCATTTTCCCTATAATTTTAATCTGCTATCTGCAACATAAAATGCTcctttgttgtcatgttttcatgtcaaCAACCACCCTTCCTGCTGGGCATGGCAAAGGTGACATGTTTCCACGTGATCTGTGGTTTTTCTGAACCTGTGCACAGATGAAACAGGGACACACAGCTCTCTTTCACCTTAAAATAAACTATCCTACAAATGTGGTATACTGGTTTTCATAAAAATGCACTTCAGTGACTGTACATTAACTTATTTCCAATAAACAGCTTGTCACTTCCTTTGCATGATGCAACTATATACTTGGCATTTTATATAAAGGTTTTAGTATTTTAATCACCATTTCTAAGTCCCAGGGATAAGCAACCCATAGACcatgtcttgtttgtttaaccATTAAGTGTTATAGGGTATGATTCTACTTATTTTGGTTTGCTTATGTAAAGCTGTGCCACTATTGGACATACAGTAGCTCCATATGAATTGTTTTACTAAAATGTTAGTCTCAGTCTGTGTACTTCTATTAGAACTTAATTTTGACAAGCAGTGGGTTCAGTGAAAGGACACTGACATAAGTCCAAAGTGCAGCCCCAGAGTCAATGATCTGAGATTACTTTAAGGTAAACAAAGGATTATCAGTGTTTATGTGTTACATATTCCTgacttttcttccttttgtttaaATACCTACAGCGGGTTAATACAAAACACCATTTCTGATTTACTGAAGGATGTGCATCAAGCACCAAGAATGAATTTGAGAGTTTCCAGTACCAGtctaaaatgtttaatgaaaataggtggatgtttttattttacatttttgtcaaaTCGTATTGGTATTTTAGTGGAAATTCATTCTAAGGTGTCCATTAAAAGGATTTTAACACTCTTTCATCGGGTAGTTTTCTAATTTCCTCTTGCATTTAAATCTTGCAGCTGTCACCTCATTATGGAGTATATCTTACTATGTTTGTTTATGAGTACAGTGTATATGTCAACTAACACTTGAGACAATATACTGTGAGGTATATATGACAGCCTCCCTGTTACTCATTGTAAATAGCATTGTCTAGGATCTGGGATCTGCTCTAGAGCTGTCAACAGCTATACAACAGGACTATTAATAGACTATTGTACTTAAATAGATAGATAGTAAGCAGTAACTCTGGTCCCAACAAGTTTGAAAAGGTATTACTGGAtgatagaaaaagaaaagcatgatTCAGAGAATAGGTGACTATTATATTTAGACCACCTTAGATTTAAACATCTTTTTCCTGTTATCTTCCTTTTCCTTATATTCTGTCATGTATCTGAAATATTTGTTCTGTCCCTGTGAAGTCTGTCTATTGTTAGTATTGGTTCATGCATATTTAAGTATAAGATATCTGTTGTTCTGTCTCTAGGCAAATCATGAGCAGCAGCTACAGTGTCTCCCTGGCTGGCCCTGCCCCCTGGGGCTTCAGGCTGCAAGGAGGGAAGGACTTCTGTCTGCCCCTCACCATCTCACGGGtgagcagaacacaaacacaccactttTACCCTTCACTTCATGACAGTCACCTCTGGGGAATGCTGTTCATGCTCTCTATGCCATGTGGTTATGCATGTGCCATTCATCTCACGTGTGACACCCACTGCTGGATTTAGACACCTTCTCTTACAGTTCACAGGCCCTGTCACTCAGTCCCCCACGGTCTTGACCTACCTAGCGTCAAGTCTGTGGCTATTGTCATAATAGTGTTGGATAAGGAAACCATAACATCcgccaatttaaaaaaaaaaaaaaaaaaaaaaaaaaaaaactcccttgaAATTCCTCTGATGACCCTTCAGGATATTTTGGGATAAAGCCGTTGGCTGTTAATGGCTGCTGTCCTTTGGGTCATTCAGTGGTGTTTTATTGATGTGAAGCAGAGGAGACACTCTGCACTAGATCAAAGGTGAAAGCAAAATCTGCCTATCTGACTGAGATTCTGGACATCGCAGTGGTTCTGTAATATGGGCTAACCAGGATCTGAGGGCTGGTGAAAGGGCTACAGTGCAGGACCATTGCTTCactatttatgtttgtggtGCAAGGGCATTTCGAACATAATGCTGATTTTTGCATAAATTAATGGAAGTGCAATGCAGTCAAATAACAATGTA
Proteins encoded in this window:
- the opn4xa gene encoding opsin 4xa isoform X3; the protein is MDMKPGFYRPVDVQDHAHYIIAFFVIVIGTVGVTGNALVMYAFFCNKKLRTPPNFFIMNQAVSDFLMAITQSPIFFVNSLYKGWIFGEIGCKMYAFCGALFGITSMINLLAISVDRYIVITKPLQAVQWTSKKRTCIIITVVWLYSLAWSVAPLVGWSSYIPEGLMTSCTWDYVTSTPANKSYTLMLCCFVFFIPLGIISYCYLCMFLAVRHTSRDLEKLGTQVRKSTLLQQQSIKTEWKLAKIAFVVIIVFVLSWSPYAFVTLIAWAGYVNILNPYSKAVPAVIAKASAIYNPFIYAITHSKYRDTLAEKIPCLHLLAQAPRRHCVTVSHSESSFTDSVLSKQSSVSRTKIHRIPSVSTTNTQGWSDVELDLSDQSHGLRSSCSLGALMDKEYKSLTNQTKDIKSQSQEQVRFQSQRKAHCTDVTTPVS
- the opn4xa gene encoding opsin 4xa isoform X1; amino-acid sequence: MDMKPGFYRPVDVQDHAHYIIAFFVIVIGTVGVTGNALVMYAFFCNKKLRTPPNFFIMNQAVSDFLMAITQSPIFFVNSLYKGWIFGEIGCKMYAFCGALFGITSMINLLAISVDRYIVITKPLQAVQWTSKKRTCIIITVVWLYSLAWSVAPLVGWSSYIPEGLMTSCTWDYVTSTPANKSYTLMLCCFVFFIPLGIISYCYLCMFLAVRHTSRDLEKLGTQVRKSTLLQQQSIKTEWKLAKIAFVVIIVFVLSWSPYAFVTLIAWAGYVNILNPYSKAVPAVIAKASAIYNPFIYAITHSKYRDTLAEKIPCLHLLAQAPRRHCVTVSHSESSFTDSVLSKQSSVSRTKIHRIPSVSTTNTQGWSDVELDLSDQSHGLRSSCSLGALMDKEYKSLTNQTKDIKSQSQEQIPVPEKSSLYRCDHSSQLSLNIMMLEGKKS
- the opn4xa gene encoding opsin 4xa isoform X2; the protein is MDMKPGFYRPVDVQDHAHYIIAFFVIVIGTVGVTGNALVMYAFFCNKKLRTPPNFFIMNQAVSDFLMAITQSPIFFVNSLYKGWIFGEIGCKMYAFCGALFGITSMINLLAISVDRYIVITKPLQAVQWTSKKRTCIIITVVWLYSLAWSVAPLVGWSSYIPEGLMTSCTWDYVTSTPANKSYTLMLCCFVFFIPLGIISYCYLCMFLAVRHTSRDLEKLGTQVRKSTLLQQQSIKTEWKLAKIAFVVIIVFVLSWSPYAFVTLIAWAGYVNILNPYSKAVPAVIAKASAIYNPFIYAITHSKYRDTLAEKIPCLHLLAQAPRRHCVTVSHSESSFTDSVLSKQSSVSRTKIHRIPSVSTTNTGWSDVELDLSDQSHGLRSSCSLGALMDKEYKSLTNQTKDIKSQSQEQIPVPEKSSLYRCDHSSQLSLNIMMLEGKKS